A single Streptomyces sannanensis DNA region contains:
- a CDS encoding DUF4352 domain-containing protein, translated as MSQHTQQPQFPQAPFPQAPAPQAARNGLGTAALILGIIGAFTGLFMILFWLAGVLGLIALILGLAGRGRVKRGEATNKGVTITGAVLGLVSLILSVVGAVVTFKAVDSAVDEINKATKEQSAEKKPGGGSADGKDKGKDKNQNLAADDSVVYDDDLTVTVSAPKAYTPGEFAIGHTKGNKAYTVTVTIDNAGKEKFDTAFVQVDARAGANGVKAEQIFDDKTGSGMFEGTVLPGKKATVEVSYDAPADAKNLTVEVNPGLDYDSSQWDLKL; from the coding sequence ATGTCCCAGCACACGCAGCAGCCGCAGTTTCCCCAGGCGCCCTTCCCGCAGGCACCCGCTCCGCAGGCCGCCCGGAACGGCCTCGGCACTGCCGCCCTGATCCTCGGCATCATCGGCGCGTTCACGGGCCTGTTCATGATCCTGTTCTGGCTGGCCGGCGTCCTCGGCCTCATCGCCCTGATCCTCGGCCTGGCCGGGCGGGGCCGGGTGAAGCGCGGCGAGGCCACCAACAAGGGCGTGACCATCACCGGCGCCGTACTGGGCCTGGTCTCCCTGATCCTGTCGGTGGTCGGCGCGGTCGTCACCTTCAAGGCCGTGGACAGCGCGGTGGACGAGATCAACAAGGCGACGAAGGAGCAGTCCGCCGAGAAGAAGCCCGGTGGCGGCTCCGCCGACGGCAAGGACAAGGGCAAGGACAAGAACCAGAACCTGGCCGCCGACGACTCCGTCGTGTACGACGACGACCTGACCGTCACCGTGTCCGCGCCCAAGGCCTACACCCCGGGAGAGTTCGCGATCGGCCACACCAAGGGCAACAAGGCCTACACGGTCACCGTGACCATCGACAACGCCGGCAAGGAGAAGTTCGACACGGCCTTCGTCCAGGTCGACGCCCGCGCCGGCGCGAACGGTGTGAAGGCCGAGCAGATCTTCGACGACAAGACCGGCTCCGGCATGTTCGAGGGCACGGTCCTGCCGGGCAAGAAGGCCACGGTCGAGGTCTCCTACGACGCCCCGGCCGACGCCAAGAACCTGACCGTCGAGGTCAACCCGGGCCTGGACTACGACTCGTCCCAGTGGGACCTGAAGCTCTGA